The sequence AATTACCTTCTGTTGTAATTACAGGCACTAATGGTTGAACAAAAAAAGCGAAACTTTCTCTTTTTCTTCCAAACCAATTATTATCTAAAAAAATCCCCTGAATACGTTTATGATTTTCTTTCTCATGAGAGGTCATGAGGGCTACAGGAACTGTAATTTGCCTTCTGTATATCTTATAAAATAGATATTCTCTTGCCTGTAAATCTCTTATTAATCCTTCTAAAAGCGTTTTACCACAAAATAAAAGACATGCTGCAGGAAGTGCATCACCTGACTTACTACAGGTAAGTCCAAGGCGATCACCAGCTCCACCAACAGGGTAAATCTCCCCCATCTTTTCTAAAGAGCTTAAACCACAAAAAGCTGCATTTTGAGCAAGGCTCAAATCCAAAGAAAGGTCGAGACCTGTAGGTTTTGAATACGCTATTTTCTGTAATTTACATTCCTTAGGCTCAAGCTTTTCTTGCATTAACTCAAGTACTTTTAGATGATAACCAATTAATCCACCCATAGGCTGATAGAAGGCCTCTACTTCTACTAAATGCTGAAGTAGCGTAAGCAGAGACTCTTTTTGTTCTTCCCATCTAGAAAGATATCCAGAAAGCATATCTTCTAGACCCAATGCGATCATCGATTCTAATACAACTTTTTCTCTGATGGACCTGCCATCTAAATAATTGCGAAAAAATTCAGATTTATTTAAAAAATTCTTTACTAAATAATGATGGTTTAGAATGTTAAATTTTTCATTAGTTTTTTTAGATAAAATAGTTGCTAAAAGAGGCTGCAATCTAGCTATCGAATCTGTAATCTGGCTCATAGACATGTAAATAAATAAATCATTTTCGAAAGTTCCAGCTTGCCCAAAAACACGCTTAATATCAAGTGCTCTCTTTACTGCCCGATAAATTCTTTTGACTATAAATTCGATGGCACGCTAAAACAACCAACACGAAAGAATCTGTATATTTAATCGGTTTTCAGATTTCCCCTCTTTAAAAAATTGAAAGGAGAATGGTTATGGTACAAGAAAAAAAAGGATCAGCGCTAAAAAGGCCTGTTCATATTAGCGCAGTACTTGCAGAAGTTATCGGGAAAGGGCCTATGCCCCGCACTGAAGTAACACAAAAAGTTTGGGCATACATTAAAAAACACAATAGGCAAGATCCTCAAAATAAGCGTAACATCCTTCCAGATGATAAACTCGCAAAAGTATTTGGATCACCAAAGCCAATCAACATGTTTGAAATGACAAAAGTTATCTCCAAGCATCTAAGCGAAATTCAAGCGGGACACTAATTTTTCTCTCACACACTTTAACTCCCCAAAAAAAATTTGGGGAGTTTTTCTTTCTTTATTGCTATACTGCATCTGTTTCAGATTATTGTAGTGTATTAAAGCCATGAAATATTCATCTACTTACAACAAAATAGCTGCCACCTTATGGGATCTTTGGTGTATTTTTTCAGTTATAGGAATATGGCCACGCTTCATCGAACCCTTCCTTCTTAAAACAACAACTCTTATTTTAAAGATACAGTCGCTACCAGAACCCTTAAGTGGCTTAAAAATTGCTCACTTTACTGACCTGCACTTTTCAAAAAAAAGCTCTCCTCGTTTTCTTAAAAAACTTGCAAAAAAAATAACCTTATTCAAGCCCGATATCATCTTATTTACCGGCGACCTTATTTCTTATGGCACTCTCGATGATCCAGATTCTCTTCAAAAATTTTTAAGTAGCCTATCCGCCCCACTTGGAGCCTTTGCTTGCCTTGGAAATCATGATTATGAAAAATATGTAAGCAAGAATCAAGAGGGAAACTTTGACATTGCCCAAGGTGGCACACATTTTATCATTAAAAGCTTTGAGCAGCTTAAAACAAAAAAAAATCCATCTCCCTATCCATCCACGAGGGCAAAAGCTCTACAGCCAAATTTACGTCTTCAAGATGTTTTTAAAAACTCCTCTTTTCAACTACTTGAAAATGCATCTACCTTACTCAAAATTAAAGATACATACTTAAACATCACAGGACTTGGCGACTACTGGACAGGAAAGTGTGTACCAGATCTTGCTTTTAAAAATTATAACTCTCTTTATCCTGGAATTGTCTTATCTCATAATCCTGACACCTATCCCATTCTAAAATCCTATCCAGGAGAACTTATCTTTTCTGGACATACGCATGGAGGCCAAGTAAACCTTCCTTGGATTTGGAAATATTTTAGTCCTACAAAAAATCCAAAATTCAAAAAAGGGCTCTTCGATTTTGGAAGTAAAAAACTCTATATCAATAGAGGATCAGGTAGCCACCATATCTTCCGCTGGTTTTCTCCACCAGAAATCCTCTTTGTTACCTTGAGGCCATCATGAAAAATACGCTCAAAACCTCTGCTATTTTACTTGCAGGTGGAATAGGCTCTCGCATTACCTCGCATCTACCCAAACAATTTATGCCTCTCTTAGACAAACCTATCGTACACTATAGCCTCAACATATTTTTATCTCTTGACGAAATTGCAGAAATCATTATTGTTACACATCCAAACTATCATGTTTTTTTTCAATCCCTTGTAGAAAAAGCATCCAAACCAATCAAATTTGCACTTCCTGGAAACAGACGTCAAGATTCTGTTTATAATGGCTTACAGCAGGTTGCAAAGGACTCTTCTTTTGTTTGTACCCACGACGCTGCAAGACCCTTTATCCAGAAAAATGATGTTCAAAATTTGCTTCAAGAAGGCTATGTGCATAAATCTGCAACACTTGCAGTGCCCTTAAAATTTACAATCAAACAAGCAGATACGACTGGTCTTGCGACACATACTCCGAACAGAGATATGTTTTTTGAAATACAAACACCTCAAATAGTAGATAAAAAAATATTAGAACAGGGCTTTAGCTTTGCATTTGATAACAACTTAAATGTAACAGATGACGTTTCCCTAGCAGAGCTTCTAAAGCACCCTACAAAACTTGTTCCTGGCAGGCATTCTAATATCAAAATTACAACTAACGAAGACTTGATGCTTGCCCCCCATCTTCTTCAACAAACAACTCTGCATGCATAATTATAAGCTTGTTATTGCCTATGATGGCACAAATTACAGTGGCTGGCAGATACAGCCAAATGGTGTATCTATTCAAGAGCTCATCCAAAAGGCTCTATCCATATGCACCAGAGAAGACATTAAATTAATTGGCTCTGGAAGAACAGATGCAGGCGTACATGCTCAGGGACAAGTTGCACATTTTTTATCCTCTCAAGAACTTCTTCCAAATAAAATTCTCTACTCTCTAAATGGAATGCTACCATCTGACATACGTATCAAACAAATGGAATCTATTCCAAACTCCTTTCACGCACAATATAGCACTATTGGAAAAATCTATCACTACAATCTTTGGCTAGATCCTGTACTTGATCCAACAAAGCGTCTTTATACCCACCATGTCAAAGGGAAATTCCACCTTGAAGACCTTATCCAGGCAGCTTCTCTTTTCCTTGGAACCTGGGATTTTACATCCTTTGCAAATGAGCCGCATACAGGAAGCGCTGCTAAAGACCCCATTCGTACGCTCAAACGATTAGATATCGTGCCTCAAGAAGGGGGCGTTCGCTTAGAATTTGAGGGAGATGGTTTTCTTTATAAAATGGTTCGAAACATAACAGGAACGCTTCTTGAAATTGCAACAGCAAAGCGAAATCTCAAAGAGGTCCCCCATATCTTTGCGGCAAAAGACCGAAAACAAGCAGGCCTTGCAGCCCCTGCAAAAGGCCTATTCTTAATGCACGTCCTATACCCATAAAAGCAACTTAAATGAAGAATTGCTTACATGCCCATGTCCGCTTGATTTTTAACTTTCTTTAAAAAAATAAAAAGTTCTTGACTTAATTATTTCTTATTGAGAATCTAACAACTTCTTAACAATACATTTACAAGTGGAGGCGAAATGTCCAGCTTATTTACATCCTGCGTTGATCTTACAAGATTCGGCGTACAGAGTTATGATCTTTATAAGAAAGTAACAGATCCTAAAAGACAAGCAACGGGCGAAAAAGTAGATGATATTATTGAAGGCGCTCTTTTACTTCTTCAAGCTGTGGGAACATGTGTAAGTAATACCAGAGATCAATCGCTCATGAAGACAACTGAATGCGTTGTTCGCTATGCGCAACTGCCATTGAAGTTCTTCAATGCCTTAGAAAATAATTATGGATCAACTCCACTTATAGCGACTATGGTGCAACAAGTGCTTAGCGTTCTACGTTCTGGTGCACAAGCCGTGGCTTTAGGAAACAAGGTTCTTCTTGAAATGTCTCCAGAAGAGCAATCTAAACTTCTGATACCCATTTATGAGACCTCTTATTATGATGACACACCAAGGATCATAGGATATAGGCCTTTTGATTTATCAGAATGTCAAAGCAACTATAATACAAGTGTGAAGATTGCTAGTGGTGCAGTATTTCTAGAGCTGCTTGCTTCTGTATACAAGTGTATGAATAATACAAACGATCAACATCCTCCAGCGCACGCTCTTCTGCAACATCAGCTCGCTGCTGTACCTGTTCCAGTAGCCGTACAGGAAAGATTCTCTGTCGATTTTATAGCCATGCAGGCAATTCCTGAACAACTTGAAAATGATGTAATTCTAAGAGCTTATATGTGTCCTATCACTCTGCGACCTATAAGATTTCCTGTACATGATAGAAGACACGAAGAGCATGTCTATGAAAGAGAAGCTATTCATGCAAGGCTAGCTCATGACCCCCACTCACCTGTTACGGGTGATCCAATGACAGTTGCTGATTTAGAAATATCTGCAGACGCTGCAGCTATTATCAATCTACGTCTAGAGGAATACTCTAACAACTTGCAGGCAGTTTTAGCTCATTTTGCAGCAGAGCCAAATTTTGTAGCACCCCATTAAAAAATCATCTATTGTAGATAATTAATAATGTCGTCAGTTTCAAATAAATGGCTTGTAGTATATGACGTAACCATTAAGTCTATTGTCATACTTAATACAGGCCTTAATATCTGGAAAAAGTGTAATCTAGAAAGGAAACTTTCTTTACTAGAAAAAACAGAAATAATTGCTCAAGGAGTTTTTGCCAGCGCTACTGCAGCAAGTATTTTTCTTCCACATCCAGCTGTGAACGCCATTAGTACAGCAAGCAATGTAACTGCTATAGGTTTAGGGATTCTTACTAACAGAGAAAGACGCTCGCAAGCTTCTGTGCTTAACAGAACCCTCACACAAATGGAATGTTTACAAATAATAACTGCTGTAGGGCAAGCTATTTCTGGCATAACAAATTATATAAATATCCCAAGTGTGGTTTGGTTGGGCGAGCGCACGATGGATTTCTTTGGCATATTGAACCAAACAGAAACAGAAAAAGTAGCTACCAAAGTTATTGCACTAGATCTACCCTCAGAGTTTTGCCATGCTCTTCTTGAGGGCACGCATATGACTTTGGAAATAATAAATCGCCTTTTGTTTATACCATCCTCGATCTACACACTTGAAAAGTATAAAATTAAGGACCTTTACGAGCTAATAGAGCATACACAGGGGCGCCCAGGTATTAATCTTAAGGGAAAGCCGAATATTCGCTATTTCGTATACACGTTACTTTATAAAAAATTAGCAAGGCTACAAGAAAGTCTTCAATACCTTCCAATCGAAATTAAGGAGGCACTTCGCTCTGAGAATAAGATTAAACGAGCTCAACTAGAGCCCCTTACATTTATACCTCCTTTTTTAGAAGCAAGCATGCGTAGTGCATATGGCACTGCACTTAAAATCTGTCCTATCACACAAAAACCCATTAGATTTGTGGTAGTAATAAAAGGACAAGAAGTAACCGGTCCTTATTATGAAAGAGAAGCCTTTCTACAACAAGATATCAATGCTGTTGTGATAAATGCACCTCGCATCCAAATGCTGGTAGACCAACCATTGCTTGATCAATTAGAGTGTTTTCGACTTGCAATTCAAAGATCGCCCTCTCTTGTTACCTCATTGCTTGATAACGCACCCATTACATGTGAATTAATACAAGATTATGGACCTTTACTACCCTATCTCCAGCCCTTTACAAACGAAGATGAGAGCGAAGTGGCGCTTCCTTTAATCTGCCCCATAACACATAAACCTATTCGATTTATAGCAAAGATCAAAGGGCAGATAGAAGGCACTTATTATGAAAAAGCGGCTCTAACAGCTCGTGAAGGAATAAACAATGTCGAAGAGTGTCCAGACTTCCAACCATTAATTGATTTGTTATTAATGAATGGGTTCAATCGCCTCCAAAACCTAGTACAAAATGATCTTAGAAATGCACGGAGCCCTAACCTGCAAGCACCTATCATCCAAGTTTCACCTGACCTATTAATTGAAGAGAAAAACACGGCAAATAAAGGTGTGCTTAGAGTGAACTATGCACAGCGCTATGAGAACGGTGAAATCAGTTATGCGCAATATGCACAGTATAGACAAGGACTTAAATACGGAGAAATTTTTTATACGCAAAGCAAGCAAGAATATGAAAATGGAAAGCTACTTCCTAGTCATTATGAGCAGATGCTTAGAGATGGAGTACTCAGCTATGCTCTGTATTACGCGCAGTACGCCCGCGCGTATAAAGATGAAGAGATTAGCTATGAACAGATGTATGAAAATGGAGAAATCAGTTCTGTACAATATACGCAGATGTATAGAGATGGAATAATCAATCACGCACTGTGTGAGCGGATGTATAATGATGGAATGATCAACAAAGAGTTATATGCAAAATATAGACAAATGCATGCTGGTGGAAGAATTAGTTGTGCACAATATTATGCGCTATATGCACAGATAGACGTACGTGAATATGGCCATAGTTATACAGAGTATAAACGGACATATGAGAGGGAGTATGTCCTAAGAGAAATGGGAGAGGCACACCTTCCAGAAGTTTCAATGGCATTCCAGGAAATAAACGCGACCAAATATAGGATCGACGCCCCATTTATAGTTGAGGCAGACCCTGAGATAGGTATAAAACTAGAGAGTACTTGGAAGAAGATCCCACCCCCTCCTCTGTACGCTGGACAAGGACCCTCTAAACAACAACTAAATGAATCTGGAATGCGTGAAGC comes from Chlamydiales bacterium and encodes:
- the lpxG gene encoding UDP-2,3-diacylglucosamine diphosphatase LpxG encodes the protein MKYSSTYNKIAATLWDLWCIFSVIGIWPRFIEPFLLKTTTLILKIQSLPEPLSGLKIAHFTDLHFSKKSSPRFLKKLAKKITLFKPDIILFTGDLISYGTLDDPDSLQKFLSSLSAPLGAFACLGNHDYEKYVSKNQEGNFDIAQGGTHFIIKSFEQLKTKKNPSPYPSTRAKALQPNLRLQDVFKNSSFQLLENASTLLKIKDTYLNITGLGDYWTGKCVPDLAFKNYNSLYPGIVLSHNPDTYPILKSYPGELIFSGHTHGGQVNLPWIWKYFSPTKNPKFKKGLFDFGSKKLYINRGSGSHHIFRWFSPPEILFVTLRPS
- a CDS encoding SWIB/MDM2 domain-containing protein: MVQEKKGSALKRPVHISAVLAEVIGKGPMPRTEVTQKVWAYIKKHNRQDPQNKRNILPDDKLAKVFGSPKPINMFEMTKVISKHLSEIQAGH
- the ispD gene encoding 2-C-methyl-D-erythritol 4-phosphate cytidylyltransferase, whose protein sequence is MKNTLKTSAILLAGGIGSRITSHLPKQFMPLLDKPIVHYSLNIFLSLDEIAEIIIVTHPNYHVFFQSLVEKASKPIKFALPGNRRQDSVYNGLQQVAKDSSFVCTHDAARPFIQKNDVQNLLQEGYVHKSATLAVPLKFTIKQADTTGLATHTPNRDMFFEIQTPQIVDKKILEQGFSFAFDNNLNVTDDVSLAELLKHPTKLVPGRHSNIKITTNEDLMLAPHLLQQTTLHA
- the truA gene encoding tRNA pseudouridine(38-40) synthase TruA, producing MHNYKLVIAYDGTNYSGWQIQPNGVSIQELIQKALSICTREDIKLIGSGRTDAGVHAQGQVAHFLSSQELLPNKILYSLNGMLPSDIRIKQMESIPNSFHAQYSTIGKIYHYNLWLDPVLDPTKRLYTHHVKGKFHLEDLIQAASLFLGTWDFTSFANEPHTGSAAKDPIRTLKRLDIVPQEGGVRLEFEGDGFLYKMVRNITGTLLEIATAKRNLKEVPHIFAAKDRKQAGLAAPAKGLFLMHVLYP